One window of the Eschrichtius robustus isolate mEscRob2 chromosome X, mEscRob2.pri, whole genome shotgun sequence genome contains the following:
- the LOC137756353 gene encoding LOW QUALITY PROTEIN: vigilin-like (The sequence of the model RefSeq protein was modified relative to this genomic sequence to represent the inferred CDS: inserted 1 base in 1 codon; substituted 2 bases at 2 genomic stop codons), producing the protein MRKLFRVMEMFLAWVVVMAVQHCNDVTALNSEEDLDTPTSKDKFTELLEKTSWLENAQEPAASSSNNSQLIMTSVITQGFYVPLEEKQYVNLFEEGTQAKFYLDIMQRTGANLEIAFVKNQGLYIIVSGKPESVMKAQKEIFACFKKQVLTTASIPKEHLCFAVGKTGEKLQDLERKAATNIQTLCPVNHSTWINTVGTKEIMKKAPHEVLLMSTEQDKCAEERLDVGKAFYPFIAGPCNKTFDRILQETEDRIHISPSSANQTQISFPGKKQQLDQDQACVKKIFDNTTEKTTSIDVEKKLQYKXYIGPQNNSVQEILERTGVSIEISPSQSMSDSVTYQCKLESLRKAFTEAYSNTKVYTLSSISVPSWLHRFVIGKKGRNISTITQNMPKVRINFTGEDKITIEGLTEDVNYAKEQIEVIVKDLINRMDYAEINVDYKFHKLLTGKKGVIINGIKERNKVSVLISPENEKNNWIRIEGESQGAQQAKKELLEIASHLENEHKDLIIEQRFHHAIIGQKGEWIHDIRKKFPEVLITFPDPVQKKSGIVQLRGPKNELEKCIXYLENVVTDIVESTYSITIPIFKRLHKNIIGKGSANIKEICAASNTNINLSSANSDSENIVISGKPANCEVARDLILSIQKDIANISELEISIPSNLHKSFIDSKDGLIGAVMEECGSIHIHFPKYNSGLQRVIIRGPDQNVEMAKKKLLQLVEEQTKSYSVVLHVKPEYHKFLMSKNGGNVPKVCEETRACIVFPIPEDKDQDLLTIIGTEKAVKDAQKKLEGLITNLDNVVEDNILINPMYHQHFFMQRGQVLQEMIEEYGGVIINFSCSGKQSNKVTIKGAKPCVEAVNKHTQEIIGDLDNEVATVCVIPQKFHHFFMGPMCSRIRQIARDYSVQIKFPDREEISLTNKQPAVLENKEEREKSTTGAASISPTKCDTIFISGQKEKCEAAMEALKALIPVTAEVDVPFDLHHYIIGQKRSGIHKIMDEFEVNIQVSALEFESDIISITSLAANVEQAKVRLQEQVKALQTEIEDRSLRNFRLKFTVDPKXYPKIIGRKGLAIAQICLEHKVTIYFPSKGSNEIQDKITIIGYKNNTIAAWDTIMEMVQKFEKTVTKQISLNNRVHGHIIGSRGKAIHKIMNQFQVDISFPPRGVQDANIVTVTGLPNKVTKAIDHILSLEEYFMAVVPKHESQKEHMKKVTLCDLVYTPSKSFAEKYVPCTANTIQKIPDMNSSEDFPSLDPQVDPNTHPWRCK; encoded by the exons ATGAGGAAGCTCTTtcgggtgatggaaatgttcttagCCTGGGTTGTTGTGATGGCTGTACAgcact GTAATGATGTTACTGCTTTAAATTCAGAAGAGGATCTTGACACTCCAACCTCCAAAGATAAATTCACTGAACTGCTAGAGAAAACAAGTTGGTTGGAAAATGCTCAGGAGCCTGCTGCATCCTCAAGCAATAATAGTCAACTTATCATGACATCAGTCATCACTCAAGGTTTTTATGTGCCTCTGGAGGAGAAACAATATGTGAATCTGTTTGAGGAAGGTACACAAGCAAAATTCTACCTAGACATCATGCAAAGAACTGGTGCCAACCTAGAAATAGCTTTTGTCAAAAACCAAGGCCTCTACATTATAGTCTCTGGTAAGCCAGAATCTGTCATGAAAGCTCAGAAGGAGATTTTTGCATGTTTTAAGAAACAAGTTTTAACTACAGCTTCCATTCCCAAAGAACATCTTTGCTTTGCTGTAGGCAAGACTGGCGAAAAACTGCAAGACCTAGAACGAAAAGCTGCAACCAACATTCAGACCTTATGCCCAGTTAACCACAGCACCTGGATCAATACTGTTGGCACCAAAGAGATCATGAAAAAGGCTCCACATGAAGTCTTACTTATGTCTACTGAACAAGACAAGTGTGCTGAAGAAAGGTTAGATGTGGGAAAAGCATTTTATCCTTTCATTGCTGGACCATGCAATAAAACTTTTGACAGAATCCTACAGGAAACGGAGGACCGCATCCACATCTCACCATCTAGTGCCAATCAGACACAAATAAGCTTTCCTGGAAAAAAGCAACAACTAGATCAGGATCAGGCTTGTGTAAAGAAGATTTTTGACAATACTACAGAGAAAACCACATCCATAGATGTGGAGAAGAAGTTGCAGTACA TGTACATAGGTCCCCAGAATAATTCCGTCCAGGAGATACTGGAAAGAACTGGAGTTTCAATAGAGATCTCACCCTCACAGAGCATGTCAGATTCTGTGACATATCAATGTAAACTTGAAAGTTTAAGGAAGGCATTTACTGAAGCCTACTCAAATACCAAAGTTTACACTCTTTCCTctatctctgtaccttcctggCTTCACAGATTTGTTATTGGTAAGAAAGGTCGTAATATATCTACAATTACTCAGAACATGCCAAAAGTTCGCATAAATTTTACTGGAGAAGATAAAATTACAATAGAAGGGCTGACAGAAGATGTTAATTATGCTAAAGAACAAATTGAGGTCATAGTAAAAGATCTAATTAACAGGATGGATTATGCAGAGATTAATGTTGACTATAAGTTTCACAAACTCCTGACAGGGAAGAAAGGTgttatcataaatgggattaaagaaaggaataaagtttCTGTGCTAATCTCacctgaaaatgaaaagaataattgGATCAGAATTGAGGGGGAATCTCAGGGTGCCCAACAGGCCAAGAAAGAACTTCTTGAAATTGCTTCTCATTTAGAAAATGAGCACAAGGACTTAATCATTGAGCAAAGATTTCACCACGCAATCATTGGGCAGAAAGGTGAATGGATACATGACATCCGTAAGAAATTTCCAGAGGTTCTAATTACTTTTCCTGACCCAGTACAAAAAAAAAGTGGCATTGTCCAACTTAGAGGACcaaaaaatgaattagaaaaatgcATATAATATTTGGAGAATGTGGTGACAGACATTGTAGAAAGTACCTATTCCATAACTATTCCCATCTTCAAAAGGCTTCACAAAAATATCATTGGAAAAGGAAGTGCAAACATCAAAGAAATCTGTGCAGCAAGCAACACCAATATTAATCTTTCATCAGCAAATAGCGACTCAGAAAATATTGTCATCAGTGGAAAGCCAGCAAACTGTGAAGTGGCTCGTGATTTGATTCTTTCAATTCAGAAagatatagccaatatttcagAACTAGAAATTTCTATTCCGTCCAATCTACACAAATCCTTTATTGACTCTAAAGACGGTTTGATTGGTGCAGTCATGGAAGAATGTGGAAGTATCCATATCCACTTTCCAAAATACAACTCGGGACTTCAAAGAGTCATTATTAGGGGACCTGACCAAAATGTGGAGATGGCCAAGAAAAAGCTGCTGCAACTAGTAGAAGAGCAAACCAAGAGTTATTCTGTGGTCCTCCATGTCAAGCCAGAGTATCATAAATTCCTCATGAGTAAAAATGGAGGCAATGTTCCCAAAGTCTGTGAAGAGACTAGAGCATGTATCGTTTTCCCTATCCCTGAGGACAAGGATCAAGACTTGTTAACTATTATAGGGACAGAGAAGGCTGTCAAAGATGCACAAAAGAAACTAGAGGGTTTAATTACAAACCTAGATAATGTGGTAGAGGACAACATACTGATAAATCCCATGTATCACCAGCACTTTTTTATGCAAAGGGGCCAGGTGTTACAGGAGATGATTGAGGAGTATGGTGGTGTGATTATTAACTTTTCATGTTCAGGAAAACAGAGTAACAAAGTCACAATCAAAGGAGCAAAGCCTTGTGTAGAAGCAGTCAATAAACATACTCAAGAGATTATTGGGGACTTGGACAATGAAGTCGCAACAGTATGTGTTATTCCCCAGAAGTTCCATCATTTTTTCATGGGACCAATGTGTTCTCGAATCAGACAAATCGCTAGAGATTATAGTGTTCAAATCAAATTCCCAGATAGAGAGGAGATTTCACTTACCAATAAACAGCCAGCTGTTctagaaaataaggaagaaagggaaaagagcacTACAGGAGCTGCTTCTATTTCCCCAACAAAATGTGACACCATATTTATCTCAGGCCAAAAGGAAAAGTGTGAAGCAGCCATGGAAGCCCTTAAGGCTTTAATTCCTGTCACTGCTGAAGTAGATGTGCCCTTTGATCTACATCATTACATCATTGGTCAGAAAAGAAGTGGGATACACAAGATAATGGATGAGTTTGAAGTTAATATACAGGTATCAGCACTTGAATTCGAGTCTGATATCATTTCCATCACTAGCCTTGCTGCAAATGTAGAACAAGCCAAGGTTAGATTACAAGAACAAGTCAAGGCTTTACAAACTGAAATAGAAGATCGATCATTAAGAAATTTCAGACTCAAGTTCACAGTAGACCCCAAATAGTACCCCAAGATCATTGGTCGAAAGGGGTTAGCTATTGCTCAGATTTGTTTAGAGCATAAAGTTACTATCTATTTTCCAAGTAAAGGGAGCAATGAGATACAAGACAAAATCACAATCATTGGATATAAAAATAACACCATAGCCGCTTGGGATACAATAATGGAAATGGTGCAAAAGTTTGAAAAAACAGTTACTAAGCAAATTTCACTAAACAATCGTGTTCATGGCCACATTATTGGATCCCGTGGAAAAGCCATTCATAAAATCATGAATCAATTTCAGGTCGACATCTCTTTCCCTCCTAGAGGAGTCCAAGATGCAAACATCGTCACTGTGACTGGACTCCCTAATAAAGTCACAAAAGCAATTGATCACATCCTCAGTCTTGAGGAATATTTTATGGCTGTTGTTCCAAAGCATGAGTCACAGAAGGAGCATATGAAGAAGGTCACTCTGTGTGATTTAGTCTATACTCCATCCAAGAGTTTTGCAGAAAAATATGTTCCCTGTACTGCAAACACCATTCAAAAGATCCCTGACATGAACAGCTCTGAAGATTTTCCCAGCTTGGATCCTCAAGTGGACCCTAATACTCACCCTTGGAGATGCAAATAA